Proteins from a single region of Sphingomonas swuensis:
- the hutH gene encoding histidine ammonia-lyase, with the protein MLDPQDISLTALRSLWGGAPARLGEGALARVRASAEAVARIVASGETVYGINTGFGLLAQERIPQDRLTELQRNLILSHSCGLGEPSPRRVVRLMILLKLLGLGRGHSGVRIEVVDALQALVDADAMPVIPSQGSVGASGDLAPLAHMTAALMGFGWIELGEERLPAAAALQRMGRTPLELGPKEGLALINGTQFSTALALDALFQAERVFGAALGAGALSVDALKGSVKPFDPRISALRGQPGQEQVAAEIARLLDGSDIVASHHRCGRVQDPYSFRCQPQVMGASLDLLNNAARTLTIEAAAVTDNPIVFEDEDSAISGGNFHAQPVAFAADTITMALCEVASLSERRISVLVDPKMSGLPAFLTDDGGVNSGLMIPQVTAAALVAENRSLAFPASVDSIPTSAGQEDHVSMAPIAARKAASVARNAAGVVAVELITAAQGVDYHAPLTTSPALAGLHGRVRGISPHLEADRYWADEMAALQSAVLDGKMHDAFLLEA; encoded by the coding sequence ATGCTCGATCCGCAGGACATCTCGCTCACCGCCCTTCGCTCGCTCTGGGGAGGCGCCCCGGCGCGTTTGGGGGAGGGGGCACTGGCCAGGGTGCGTGCGTCGGCCGAGGCGGTCGCGCGGATCGTGGCCAGCGGCGAGACGGTCTACGGGATCAACACCGGCTTTGGGCTTCTGGCGCAGGAGCGCATTCCGCAGGACCGGCTGACCGAGCTTCAGCGCAATCTCATCCTGTCGCACAGCTGCGGACTGGGGGAGCCGAGCCCGCGGAGGGTCGTGCGGCTGATGATCCTTCTCAAGCTGCTTGGCCTCGGGCGTGGCCATTCCGGAGTGCGGATCGAGGTCGTCGACGCCCTCCAGGCGCTGGTCGACGCCGACGCAATGCCGGTGATCCCGAGCCAGGGCAGCGTGGGGGCGAGCGGCGACCTCGCACCGCTCGCCCACATGACCGCGGCGCTGATGGGCTTCGGCTGGATCGAACTCGGCGAGGAGCGTCTGCCGGCCGCGGCGGCACTACAGCGAATGGGTCGTACGCCGCTCGAGCTCGGGCCCAAGGAGGGGCTGGCGCTGATCAACGGGACCCAATTCTCGACGGCGCTGGCGCTCGACGCGCTGTTCCAAGCCGAGCGCGTGTTCGGCGCGGCGCTCGGCGCCGGGGCGCTGTCGGTCGATGCGCTGAAGGGGAGCGTCAAGCCGTTCGACCCGCGCATCTCGGCGCTTCGCGGGCAGCCGGGGCAGGAGCAAGTGGCGGCAGAGATCGCGCGGCTGCTCGATGGTAGCGATATCGTCGCCTCGCATCATCGCTGCGGACGGGTGCAGGATCCCTACAGCTTCCGCTGCCAGCCGCAGGTGATGGGCGCGAGCCTTGACCTGCTCAACAATGCCGCGCGCACGCTGACCATCGAGGCGGCGGCGGTCACGGACAATCCGATCGTGTTCGAGGACGAGGACAGCGCGATCTCGGGTGGCAACTTCCATGCCCAGCCGGTCGCCTTCGCGGCGGACACGATCACCATGGCGCTGTGCGAAGTGGCGAGCCTGTCGGAGCGGCGGATCTCGGTGCTGGTCGATCCCAAGATGAGCGGCCTCCCGGCATTCCTTACCGACGACGGCGGGGTCAACAGCGGGCTGATGATCCCGCAGGTGACCGCGGCCGCGCTGGTCGCGGAGAACCGCAGCCTCGCCTTTCCCGCCTCGGTCGATTCGATCCCGACCTCGGCCGGGCAGGAGGACCATGTGTCGATGGCGCCGATCGCGGCGCGCAAGGCGGCGAGCGTCGCGCGCAACGCGGCCGGCGTGGTGGCGGTCGAGCTGATCACGGCGGCGCAGGGGGTCGACTATCATGCGCCGCTGACGACCTCACCGGCGCTTGCGGGTCTTCACGGGCGTGTCCGGGGGATCAGCCCACACCTCGAAGCCGATCGCTACTGGGCCGACGAGATGGCGGCCTTGCAGTCGGCGGTGCTCGACGGAAAGATGCACGACGCCTTTCTTCTGGAAGCGTGA